The proteins below come from a single Mytilus edulis chromosome 5, xbMytEdul2.2, whole genome shotgun sequence genomic window:
- the LOC139525096 gene encoding uncharacterized protein has product MSNQDYKNCMSEVEKKLIDIAVVCQKETETKQALEDLRQRPLDETLLIKYQTVLLTDIKAENNIQREIKECLDTNLSIQQRLTSLKHLQAAKMQDVLSAIDKFGKQNTKDIDRRTKRCKELSLLTSAAVKFHSEEATFVQTSAIPAILKSLNEMGCVLITGPPGSGKSRFAMETLFRYCDQNNHYTMVNLPNISDWHDVININDNCIVLCDDIFGKTNSFYNEDIHSKYVEAVYTCVKTGHVKVILTMRDNIKRRCSTVISKHRLLCNDTFVDLSSAKFQMSHVEKRKCLLNYLKKYGVHETSDRQEENYDTASYNLKETSYIHSSTINCIIENKSNSIIDFPQICYMFTSNRAFLKQGLAFFKHANKILCENITDMKKKQSTDECHFNRMDFTILTSVLLNWDRIDVENLNLEQIKNVSLSIFGQQENLLTRHGVIESVNRLLNGNYLKKDRNFYCFQHRTILEAVFLSCHGIDTASMVQMMDFPFIVEMTRPEDYSELEGEIIYKVPEQYYTLLAQQLLCHLCNDYTDNPYDFAKTASESPIIQLTDTKIIDSLCNMFRQKEHFKCFSRSMYIYSLPLPTFSENSLLQLALTDSFHLSTALLIYCKTDDTILDYLQSDICKTLSFDNESAVLCTECIKISFLCFCRILNETKARVAWNIIKLHNIRLEDIPGFVDNGLVEIFRNTSSIELLCRVIDDPMSTLLNVDGFLGFLFDKDFKMENLKLLLNAFDRNIFTKLLWMEAACKINDMELIKCFCEHFTFSTIDMVLTIKEACIKGDKELLKYLTVTYAAENKELLDYIWELTSVLGSPFFIMFIKVYFQIYGAGLFNMTDVMSWAYSNPDKDFISCVLDNVDYSLLDMNSIMKVACDNEYFDIVSFFMYLLSSIDPNLFELNPVIDFACKRNNKDILKTILRKCDPKLININKIVVWTCSQNDVEFLEFLLETVGDDTFYTHSSAINNALELVCRNGCLESTKLLFKKVSQNSLDVSKAFRMALESNNKDLVMFLLETCEQKYIDLNSIIMESISSIEDVDCFKVLFQGIYDFSLSTENLIRIIENAFENNNDEIIMIIVENAEHDDINSLFQWSCERGDLSFTKLLLEKLDLALVDFTSAMRVACCSQTCNVDIVKLLVKSCENPPLDFKKTMKKACSMGNFDLVRFLLDTFDCNVFDMKSVFNWTCAKGNYQHVNHLLLNFDQELFDFKCALNNACTTGNEDVVILLVGIKEPSFFDYNSAIEDACANGYLQIVKIILERYDHTCFDMSSLFMSACHANNLKVVEILIEKGYTRLWKDIKIMKKKRQNAELISILCNFSFRKK; this is encoded by the exons ACATAGACCGGAGGACAAAAAGGTGCAAAG AGCTCTCACTTCTAACATCTGCAGCAGTCAAGTTCCATTCAGAAGAAGCAACATTTGTACAAACCAGTGCAATACCAGCTATTTTGAAAAGCTTAAACGAAATGGGATGTGTTTTAATAACGGGACCTCCCGGGTCAGGAAAATCAAGATTTGCTATGGAAACACTTTTTCGATATTGTGATCAAAATAACCACTATACAATGGTAAACTTACCGAACATTTCAGATTGGCACGACGTAATCAATATAAATGACAACTGCATTGTACTTTGTGATGATATTTTTGGTAAGACTAATTCCTTTTATAACGAGGATATTCATTCGAAATATGTTGAAGCCGTATACACATGTGTAAAGACTGGGCATGTTAAAGTGATATTGACAATGCGAGACAATATCAAACGTAGGTGCAGTACTGTAATTTCGAAACATCGGCTTTTATGTAATGATACTTTTGTAGATTTGAGTTCTGCAAAATTTCAAATGTCTCATGTCGAAAAACGAAAATGTTTGTTGAACTACTTAAAAAAATATGGAGTTCATGAAACATCAGATCGACAAGAAGAAAACTATGATACTGCTTCATATAATCTCAAAGAAACATCGTATATTCATTCAAGCACGATAAATTgtataattgaaaacaaatcgaATTCAATAATTGACTTCCCCCAAATTTGTTACATGTTCACATCTAATAGAGCATTTTTAAAACAGGGTTTAGCATTTTTCAAACATGCCAACAAAATTTTATGTGAAAACATTACCGACATGAAAAAGAAGCAGAGTACAGATGAATGTCATTTCAATCGGATGGATTTCACAATTTTAACTTCGGTGCTACTCAATTGGGACAGAATAGACGTAGAAAACTTGAATTTAGAACAAATTAAAAACGTTTCATTAAGTATTTTTGGGCAACAGGAGAATCTTTTAACAAGACATGGCGTTATTGAAAGCGTTAATCGTCTTTTAAATGGGAACTATTTAAAGAAAGACAGAAATTTTTATTGCTTTCAACATCGAACCATTTTGGAGGCTGTCTTTTTATCGTGTCATGGTATCGATACAGCAAGTATGGTTCAAATGATGGACTTTCCTTTCATCGTTGAAATGACCCGACCTGAAGATTATAGTGAGTTGGAAGGGGAAATTATATACAAAGTACCAGAGCAATATTATACCTTGTTAGCACAACAACTGCTCTGTCACCTATGTAATGACTATACAGATAATCCGTATGATTTTGCGAAAACGGCTAGCGAGTCCCCAATTATTCAATTGACTGATACTAAAATTATAGATTCTTTATGTAATATGTTCAGacaaaaagaacattttaaatgttttagtagaagtatgtatatatattcacttcCTCTTCCAACTTTTAGTGAAAATTCTTTGTTACAGTTGGCATTAACCGATTCTTTTCATCTATCAACTGCTTTACTAATATATTGCAAAACTGACGACACAATTTTAGATTACCTTCAGAGTGATATCTGTAAAACATTGTCGTTTGACAATGAATCGGCCGTGTTATGTACAGAGTGCATTAAAATAAGTTTTCTGTGCTTCTGTAGAATCCTGAATGAGACAAAAGCACGTGTTGCATGGAATATAATTAAATTACACAATATCCGGCTTGAAGACATTCCTGGATTTGTTGATAACGGCCTAGTCGAAATCTTTCGAAACACAAGTTCAATTGAGCTTCTTTGTCGTGTTATCGACGATCCTATGTCCACATTATTAAATGTTGATGGATTTCTTGGATTTTTGTTTGATAAGGATTTCaaaatggaaaatttaaaactgttattAAATGCATTTGACCGGAATATATTTACTAAATTATTGTGGATGGAAGCGGCGTGCAAAATTAATGATATGGAATTGATCAAATGCTTCTGCGAACACTTTACATTTAGCACTATTGATATGGTGCTTACAATAAAAGAGGCATGTATAAAAGGTGACaaagaacttttaaaatatctaacaGTCACATACGCAGCAGAAAATAAAGAACTATTAGATTATATATGGGAATTAACTTCTGTTTTAGGAAGTCcattctttatcatgtttatcaaagTGTATTTTCAAATATATGGTGCTGGGCTTTTCAATATGACAGATGTTATGAGTTGGGCATATTCGAATCCCGATAAAGATTTCATTTCGTGTGTATTAGATAATGTTGACTATAGTCTTCTAGACATGAACTCAATCATGAAAGTTGCATGTGATAACGAATATTTTGACATTGTGTCATTCTTCATGTACTTATTGTCATCAATCGATCCCAATCTATTCGAATTGAATCCTGTTATAGATTTTGCCTGCAAAAGAAACAATAAAGATATACTAAAAACCATCCTTAGAAAATGTGAcccaaaattaataaatattaacaaaatagtTGTTTGGACATGCAGTCAAAATGATGTTGAGTTTCTAGAATTTTTGTTGGAGACTGTTGGCGATGATACATTTTACACTCATTCGTCTGCTATAAACAATGCATTAGAGTTGGTCTGTAGAAACGGTTGTCTTGAATCAACTAAGTTACTGTTTAAAAAAGTAAGTCAAAACTCTCTTGATGTGTCGAAGGCCTTTAGAATGGCTTTAGAGAGCAACAATAAAGATTTAGTTATGTTTCTACTTGAAACTTGTGAACAAAAATACATTGATTTAAACTCGATTATAATGGAATCGATAAGTAGTATTGAAGATGTAGACTGCTTCAAAGTTTTATTTCAAGGAATATATGATTTTTCGTTATCGACAGAAAATTTAATCAGAATAATTGAGAATGCGTTCGAAAATAACAATGACGAAATTATAATGATAATTGTCGAAAATGCTGAACATGATGACATTAACTCCTTATTTCAGTGGTCGTGTGAGAGAGGTGACTTATCATTCACTAAATTGTTACTTGAAAAATTAGATCTTGCATTAGTCGACTTCACGTCAGCCATGAGAGTAGCATGCTGCAGCCAGACATGTAATGTCGACATAGTGAAACTTCTGGTAAAATCTTGCGAAAATCCCCcgttagattttaaaaaaacgATGAAAAAGGCATGTTCAATGGGAAATTTTGATTTGGTAAGGTTTTTATTAGATACATTTGATTGCAATGTATTTGATATGAAATCAGTTTTTAACTGGACATGTGCTAAAGGAAATTATCAGCATGTAAATCATTTATTGTTGAATTTTGATCAGGAACTATTTGATTTTAAGTGTGCATTGAATAATGCTTGTACTACAGGCAATGAAGATGTAGTTATATTACTTGTAGGGATCAAAGAACCGAGTTTTTTCGATTACAACTCCGCAATTGAAGATGCATGTGCAAATGGGTATTTACAAATAGTCAAGATTATATTAGAAAGATATGATCACACATGCTTTGATATGAGTTCTTTGTTTATGAGTGCTTGTCATGCCAATAATCTCAAAGTTGTTGAGATACTCATAGAGAAGGGTTACACACGATTATGGAAAGatatcaaaataatgaaaaagaaacGTCAAAATGCTGAATTGATAAGCATACTTTGTAATttctcatttagaaaaaaatga